The sequence GGAACCGTAGCGAACGCGATACGTAAATCTACCCGGTGGTACCCGAAGGATTATCCACGGAATCGTCCAGGGTGGTCCGTTGTGCTCTTCGGGTTCTTCAATGACTTACTTACTTGCTACGACCGTCATGGATGAAAGAGCGAGAATAGCATTGGCTTTTTTGCAAGAAGCGAACGTCTCTTTTTGAAACGTGCTTCGCAAAATACATTATTCTTCTCTTAGACATTCTTCTTCTCATagacatatttcttttcataaacATTCTTCTTCTCATGTTTGACATTTGTCTTCTCATAgacatttttcttctaaattaaATCCTCATTGAATTTAGAATTGCtttgcaaaatacatttttcttgtcATGACAATTATCCTAATTAGTATGACAATAACATTCCACTCATGCATTCCAATCATCCATTTATCATTGTTTGAGTTTCCctcaataaaatattggtcgcactttttctattttttttaatatttaagtattcattatattttatatttttatgtaatatatatatatttttaaatgtttttatgtaattaatttaataaattaaaacaaataaaaatagaccCTCAACTAAATTCAAacaagaaggaaagagaaaacaaCGAGAGAAATAAACGTTCTGAATTTTGCTCGCCATCTTCTCTGCAGGTACTGCTCATTAACTCAGATATTTTCGATCacttcttaatattaatttaatgtattaataacttCAAACGCCGCACTAAACAACTAAAGATATCTAGATAGCAAATGCtatagaaagagatagaaaagaaTTTCTCTCGAAAGTTAAGAGAGCGGAAGACCAAAGAATATGAAAGGAATCCGGGTGTCGACCGACACATTGGTACACGTTGGTTCCAGGCAGCGGTCGTACCGCGATTTCGTTCCCACAGTCGTCGGGGACGCGGATTCCGCCGGAGATTCTCTTTGCCAATTCCGCGGAGGTGGACAGTCGGAGGTGGAACGATCGAGGGAGCGAAAGGAAGCCAGAACGGAGGTAGGAGAAGCGCGCTCTTCGTCGGGATGCGCCTTATAACATGCCAAAACGCCGATAATTCGACGGTGTGGTCCCGAACTGTTAGCCGATATTCTTTCCCACGAATGgccacgacgacgacgaggccCCAGGTCCCGCCAAAGGGGATTCCAGCCATTCCTGTATACCGACGACGACGTGGACGACGAGAACGATGACGGCAAGTAAGATGGGCCACCTTCGCCTCGATCGCAAAAACGATAAATTAGTTGATTTACGCGTggacgtaatttttttttttttatcaggaaTCATTTCGAGAAGAGCGAAAGATATCGTGGAGAAAGGGACATCAAATCCTGAATTTCGTCGGACGATTCGATTTCTTCATCGCGTTTTTCCTACAATGTAAACATATTTgtttaagtttttttctaaatatctacAGTGCTCATTTTCtcaattgacatttatttgaaacagcGTGTATTTTAggatacaatattatttaacgattattaatttataaatataaatgtataaatcattttattattattttatacattctatatactttttatataaaaaataaacattatatattttctattcattataaaaatttataagcttTTGTTAATAGCTCTGCTttctttgcatttataatcttaagaaatagaaaattatgattatagataaaagatCCTTTCTTCTAAAGAATAATAACAGCttcttattacattaaattaaaataaattgcattgttGCTTAGAGGCATGTATTCAATTTAACTTTATGTATTATCAGTGATATTACGGAtctgaaaatgataaaaaattaaatgtgtttttttggGAAGGTTTCGCAGGCAATAATGATCCAAAGCGGGAAATTCTTTATACAAATCAACGCCTGTATCCGCGACTCGTGCTTTGAGAATACGAAATGCACAGCACGGGAACGACAATCGAGTGGCTCCTCGTGAAGAGAAGAGGCCATCAGGATGCCACGCGCGTGTGTTCGTGCACGACACGCCGCGTGTCGTTCCGTCCGCCTGGCTGCCCCCCGATTTTATCGTTCCGGGGGCTCTTATAATCTCTAAATGTTTTCGTCGCCTCTATCAGATCGTCGGAGACAGAGATCGCTCTTCTCTTCGCTGGCGAGGGAACCATGCGAAAGATTGAAATGGCGATAAAGCGGCGAAAGGAGCGCCGATAGAAGGTGTCGATGGCGCGATGACACACTTTATTTCCAATTAGTTGGAATTACCATTCGAGTTTTTGCCatctatttatacattaatttaataatttaatttcagtgACAAATACTTTGTTCGATTATTTTctcctataaaaaaatcttacaggAACATATTTTCTGGAAGAATGGAAGAGGAAGCGAATTTATCACGAAGTAGATTTCTTAAGATACAaagaaatgtcaatttttctcgaacgaagagataaaaatttgtcacgaGTGCGTATCGAATGGAATCCGTGGATTGCGGGAAGGATACGCGGAACGAAATTGGCACGCGCTGCTTGCCGCGTTCATCAGGATTCAAGAACCACGGAAGAATCCTTCGGTATGTCGTATTTATCTGTTCGGCCACTCTCCACGTATCAGATGTTCGCTTCATTAAGCCGACATCCCTACCAAGAGCCTCGGTGAGGATCGTCGGGATCGTCCAGGATCACATTCCGCGGAGGAAGACGAACCGCACACGTGACGGTATGcgtaataatagtaaaactGAATGAATCCCCGGCCCGTCTCGCCTCCGGGACGCGCTCGTGCTTTTTGACAGATGCGCGGAGGTCAAGAGGGAGGAGGCGGAGAAGGAGGGTTGGTGGTTGCCGCTCAACGTCGAGCTGGTTCAGGGTAAAAATCCGAACTCGCGAGGGCGAGGAAGGGAGAGGTTGGAAAGGCTGCTGATGTCCGTTGGTCGAGGTGGGGAACCGAGAGGGTGGGTGGGTCAGGTGAGATCAAAGGGACCGCCGTGAGAAGTGGTCCGGCTGCCCGAGATTCTTGTCTGCCGGGACGCTGGCAGAGTCCCTCTCTCTCGTGGCAAGAATTTGTTTTACTATCACGGTACACTTCACCCCCCCCCCTTCTCCCTTCCCCacccccctttctctcttccccgtccagtatttttattctcctGCTTGGGAGTTTGCATTGTCGGGTGCGGTGATTAGGCAAACTACTAgcggattataaattataaattatttttcatataatgtgaaaattatatttcagctTAAAATCGTTTTTAATCAACAACTCTCTATATGTTTGTTATAATTTCTCGACAGTCAATCTAACAAAAgaaggataaaaataaatccaatatatcaataaacttaatacatcaattaatcaatattcaaAAGATCTTGGGATATATTTACGAATCTCAGAACAATACCTACCATTCGCGGATGgtgaataaaagagaaaataaccGATGGATCTGTCGGTAGATGCGCAACTGAAAGAGGAAGCTGCAGCGGAAGGTAGATCAGGGGAAAGAGcgcgtggaaaaaaaaaatgatgaaacgGTGGGGGAGAGAAAGCTGGTAGATCGGCGATGGAGTGTTGGTACCATTAGCGCGGATGCCTGTTCGTATGCGGTCAGGGTCCTTTTATCCCGCGCGGAGATTCCTGCGGGATTCCTACGTTCGTTATCATCGCGTGCAGCATTCGGCGAACGGCGGAGAGCAAGGATGCAGGAAGAAGGAACGCGATGAGAAAAAGGCGGGGGAGCGAGAGGGGGATTGGGGAAGAGGGAGGTTGAGAAGATTCAAACCAGTCCTCGGCGTAGGGCCTCCCACGACATTCACTTCAGGCTTCAGGAGTTATGAAGTCGTCCAGCTGGAGAACCAGTTGACTACATTTCGCGAGGATACGTCGACGGCGGCGCGCATCGTGTAATGGGAAAATATTGTATAGCGCCGCGACAGAACGCGGCGAGGCGCATCGAGGGAGGCCCGAACATCGAGATGCGGCTTAGAGATTTCGTCACGGAGAGCCACGCTCGAGAAATGGCACTCGAGTGGAAGTCTTGCCTCTGTTAATTTTTCGTGAGCAAATCAATGGAtcgctttttcaaaaatctcgTCACAGAAaggaaaagttattaaaatttgttgcacaattaattaatttcttgtctaatttttaaatgaatagtagaaattttttttttaccgtgaTCGccttatttctattaaatttttgatttaaaaaaacgtcatttaattttagatgttTTATCGTTTATGCTAAATGACAAATCGTCGCgtttcaaataattgaaaaattttttaagtaaatgttattttaataggaATAGGAATAATGCAGATAGGATATAagagcaatataataaaaaatttcattttcattgtttatttaattctattatatatttatttttgtataaattacgattaataattaatacatctaTTATACACAATAGTGGAATCACCGTTTTCTTATTCGTAATAGTTTTTCTATCCTGCATTTTGTGATAGATGTCTTTAAGCCTGCGGGATTCTCGAAACCCCGGATTTCAGTAAAAGAAAacgaaaggaaagaaagagagagaatattaaaaagatataaaaataatttattgacacCCAAGAGATCGGACATCAATCGGGCATCATCTTCATCCCACGCGTGAaagtcattttatatttacaaaaatttcttatggAGAAGTACATATATTACGATCGCCGATCGGCTCGCATtactgcaaaatatatcaCTATAATCTATTTATGTACAATACACGTAAATACGCATCTCTGTATTCGAGGTTGTTGATTTCTCCGAAGGAGCTAATGTAAAccggagaaaaaaatatctttagaataaataatgttttgcgAGACCACGATGCTCGCGTTGAATCGATCACGTTAAATATGGACTTCATATATGCAgtaggataaaataattaaaggctTCTTTTTACAGCAATCTATTTATCgtagttattaaatattttgtaaattgatGTATCGATGATaagagagtgagagtgagagagtaagaaatatataataaattgaatttgaacACTACAAGTGACAGTTGTGCTGAATATGCATAATAAGAGTAgccttaaattattttcttctaccAGCGTGACATCTAAGATGTCAGAGCCTTCTTCCTAGAATAAAGATGGACCAGTTATACTGGTATTTATATCGGTAGTTGCACCGATATTTACATACTGCTTCCACGCATCCCTCAATCTTCCCatctaaaaatcttaaaaatctaCGATCGCGCGAACGCTTTTCACCATGTCAGTCTTTAATACGCGCCACGcgacgtaataaatatatgtggtTTCGAGCGTAATACTGTGGAAATGATGAGGCCCCGCGGATTCGCGCGCGGGTTTTACGACCTCGGACTCATCCGACGAGTCCCGCGGCGGGATCTCTCGCAGAATCAGACCTTGAGAGTCGTCCGCTAGAGAGGCTATTAGAAGAATCTATCGAgctagagagagaaatagtttCGTTTGCCTTCGACATACCGTAATTTGACTCCAAGCTTTTGTGAAAACAGAGCGAGACGTCGAGCTTCAATTATATAACCCTGCGCATGAAACTTGTCTCGAAAATaatgaagatttattttatattaaattgaccgAGTCCGTTTTACAGACATGTGTGTACCGTTTTTGTCGTCCTGCACTTCTGGCACTTGACCTCGCAGCACCAGTGGAAGATGCAAGCGCACCTCTCGATCACCACCACCTCCTGGGTCTTGTAGCCCCTGCCGCAGCACATCAGATCGCAGCCGTCGACGCCGAGGCTGGTGTCGTTGCACTGTCGTCCGTGGGTGCCCAGGATGCCGAGCGCCGGATTCTTCTCACAGAACGCCGGCGACTGTTCCAGGTAAACGAGATCTTTCGGCCCGGGTGGCTTGTGCTCCGGATTGTACGGCTTCAGCTGAAAGTTGTAACGCTGCCGGCGTGCAAGACCGTCCCGATGCTGGTGCACGGAGTTACTCGCCGAGTTGACGTGCACGTTACTGCGCACGCGATCCGAATTGCTGACCATTACCCGGGAGGCGCCGTCGAAGCGGTCCTTTAGATTATCGCCGACCACGCGGAAACTTGGCAGCCGCATCCAGCAAGTTTTCACCGTGCACGAGCCCGACATACCGTGACACTTACATTCCTGACGCATTTCCGAAGACACGTGCTGTAACGAGACAAAGACGGGAATCctataatttttctcctcCATTTAAAATCGATGATATAatcgctttttttataatcgcgATTTTCTctcacatctttttttttgcgtttgcGACTGTTTTGTATGAATGAATGCAATTTCTTCGACAAATTTAacaaacgtaataaaatagaaaaaaaatgtaatatataaattatataaaaataaattatatataaatattatataaattttgaatattaagattaaagaaattttttcttttttagttaGAACgcggtaaaaaataaaaaaattcttcgagTCAttctaataatcttttttttttatttttttttagatatataaaatatttttaaaaattaagagagatatgccctctttttctcttaccgTTCTGCCGGCTTCATTATTATGCAGATTCATCTTCTCGCGGAGGTTGCGGCCACGTTCGCCAGTATCGACGAATTCGCGAGAGAACTTGAAGCCGTATCCGATATTGTCCGAGCAACCGCCCCATTCCCAATCCCGAACGGCGGATGATGTGCGTGATTGGTGAGTATAGTCACAGGAACACGACTGAATGCTGCCCTCGCTACATGCTCTCGCGATACTGTGAGTCACAGCCGCGCTCGTGATAGCATAGATGAAAGCGGTCTCCCGGCAtcctacaaaaaaaattgcggcAAATTTATGACGCGCGCTGGAAACCAAACTCCTTGAGCGAACATAGGAAAATAGCTAGAAAAGTCTTGTTAAAATCGATGATGTATTACCGCTTTTATCGCAATTTATtgctgcattattttttttaatttttaattttgtttattatgttgtatattatatttttctgcaaatttctGATAAACCAACTCATGGCAGTTATGATTTTGTCTCCATCAGAGAAGTGCCATATATTCTTGACGTAGGCACGTTTATTCTTCTCTCGACTAAacgataagaatatttttatactcgcCGAGAGCGCAGACAAGACGCTCACGGTGTTTGGTCGTGTGGGAGGTGAGCGATGACGTCAGACAACATCTCAATCCTCCACAGGAGACTACCTGCGCGAGAAGTCCTCGCAGGTGGAAGGTAGCGAGGGAGAGAATGGGAGGATCGTGGGACGAGGAGAACGACAGAGAAAGAGGCAGAGCGAGAGATAGGAGACAGTACGTGACCTTAACCCTGAGTGGGCTGACCTGAAGCACACCTCGACCTTATCTGCATAAGGCGCAGGTGTTTGCCGGCTCCTTTTGTGCCGGTGAAGATATCACGAGGGAAGAGCGGATGAAACGATTTCGTAAATTGCGAGCTCGCACCGTCCCAAAAGCAATGTCCCATTagtgaaaaagatattattttgcacttaatttttttaaattacattttttttttaattttatgtatttttaaatattttttaattttgttttaaatataataatgcaggaatgtacgatttaaatatagataattattgatagatggataattatttgtctatatacatatgttttctGCAAGATAATAGCTAAATATCACTAcctaataatataacaaataaataaatgt is a genomic window of Cataglyphis hispanica isolate Lineage 1 chromosome 5, ULB_Chis1_1.0, whole genome shotgun sequence containing:
- the LOC126850023 gene encoding protein Wnt-1, with product MRPWMLLAVLSVTAYLSLAEITRNKSRGRGSMWWGIAKADEPNNFLPVSPTSLMDSSVYATLRRKQRRLVRENPGVLQAVARGANQAVAECQHQFRNRRWNCSTKNFLRGKNLFGKIVDKGCRETAFIYAITSAAVTHSIARACSEGSIQSCSCDYTHQSRTSSAVRDWEWGGCSDNIGYGFKFSREFVDTGERGRNLREKMNLHNNEAGRTHVSSEMRQECKCHGMSGSCTVKTCWMRLPSFRVVGDNLKDRFDGASRVMVSNSDRVRSNVHVNSASNSVHQHRDGLARRQRYNFQLKPYNPEHKPPGPKDLVYLEQSPAFCEKNPALGILGTHGRQCNDTSLGVDGCDLMCCGRGYKTQEVVVIERCACIFHWCCEVKCQKCRTTKTVHTCL